One Hevea brasiliensis isolate MT/VB/25A 57/8 chromosome 6, ASM3005281v1, whole genome shotgun sequence genomic window, TTGCTAAGGAAATAGTCTATGAAGGAGCAGGGAGTGAGAGCTTGCATTCTCCACTTCAACGTGCTCAACACCAAAAGCTCCATTCTTTGTATAGTTTTAGCTTCAAACACAAACTTGGGTTCCCCTACCTAcccaaaagagaaaaaaaaaattttttaaaaaatcattagGACAAGGAGATGGAAAATAACATGAAAATTATGACCAACTTTAGAACACACAAATTGTCGTTTCAAAATTAATCTTGAAGCTACTAATACCTGTAAATCTACAGAGAGAGGCACATTAGCCTCCTCCATTTTGACTGCTAGTGATACGCAAGCCACAGCTAACAATTGCACAGTCCAAGCTTTACCCTTCTATATACCAATAGTGAAATAGAGGAATCAAAGATCAAATCAATCAGCAAGAAAACACATTGTAGTCGGTTTAACAAGAGAAAAAAAATGCTAATTTTGCACTTACAGGCAGTTGATAGAATGATAGGAACCGATCTAAGTAATTCATTGATAGGCAAACACTGAACGGTCCAAAATTGTAGTGGGCTTGAGCCTGTTGGTCATGAGTAAAGGAAATCAATAAGAATCAGTGAATAATCCATCCTGCACACCAAATTATTTGCCACAAATGAGGAAAGCATATAAGGCATTTTACTGAAAACATTTGGATGATGAGAAGTCCAATTTCAAATTGCAAAAGAATTTCCATACAACGGGCGAAGGGGACTGGACTTGAACATTAGCAATCCTTTAAAAACTTTTGGAGATTGATTGATCAAAAGGCAGAAGCAACTCCTTTCAGAAATCAAATGGAAATCAATGAAAGCAACAAAAAACACATTGTTGCTGGAAAACGAAAACCCACTGGCAGAAACCAGAAGAAAAATCCAAAAACCCATTTAAGaaaccaataaaaaaataaacaaccTTCCAAATCCAATCAAGAGCCTCTCTCCTAACACTCAAATCCCCACTTCTTAATCTCTTTAGGTAATCATCGCTGGGCAAATGCTCTATTTCCCTCTTAACCATTTCCTTCACTCTGTCTTCACTATGAATCGTAAAACCCAACAAGGATTTGCAGCTATCATTATCAGAAAAAAGGTCTTGATTGTGACTTTGATTGTCTTGATGATGCAAAGAAAGAGAAATCCCAAACTCATCTGTGGCATTGCAATCAAGATCATCAAAACAAGTGTTTGAGTTCTCTGCACACAGAAGGCTCGAGAATGCTAGGCCAGGATTCTGTGCCATTGTCAATGCCGCAGATATGAGACGTAAACCCAAGAAAATTTCATCAAACAGAAAGTGTCACAGAAGGTTCTATCTATGGTTTACAGAGAAAAGCTTTTTGTTTCTTTGTACGTGACAAACCCAGAGAGAGATAGATAGGAGGAGAGAGAATGGGGCAGGGGCTGGGGAGAAGGCATAGCAAAGGAAGGACCTTTATGTAGACGATGTACATACAagtatcatatcagttgcccataAGTTATcagttattttttttaagtttgtTAAAcactataatttatttatttaggtgTCCATCAACTATCAACTGCACTCAATAGGTAAACCAAACACCTCTTTTGGGGCTGTTtgatttaactgttgaatacaaatGATAATTTGTTAGTTGATAAGCTATTCTTGATAGGTGATGGTGATAAGCGATAGTGATGATAActgttttatattaagtatttggtaaaattatatttagctgttgctgttgatatgtgaaatgactaataagggtatatatcatataatttatttaatttttaaataaatataaaattataaatttattacattatattatttattttaatattaaattaaatatataattattaaattaatatattatattatttaaataaatatataattattaatctattatattatatcatttattttattattgaaataataaaataattattattgaaataataaaataattattattgttaatagaaaaatttataattaattttaagttattagatataaataaatattttatattttatgttattaataaaaaatattttaacaaagctaaaatacgttaattaaaatgttaaaattacaaataaaaaataaaaacattaataatattaattttcaagttaaataaaaaaggataatatggtcaaaataaaaaataaaatcaaaacagctatcagctgatgagaaacagctctaaaaatagagctgatacaaactgcagctgatggatATCATATCAGTTGctcatcagctatcagctctatttttttaaacttgtcaaacactataatttacctgtttgaatgtccatcagctatcagctgcacctAACAGGTAAACCAAATACTccctaaaaatagagctgatacaaactgcagctgataggtatcatatcagttgcccatcagctatcagctctatttttttaagcttgtCAAACACTATAATTTACCTGTTTGAGTGTCCATCAGCTATCAACTGCActcaacaggtaaaccaaacacctcCTAAGTTTTTAAGTCCAACTGTCACTTGTACTAATCCAGTGGCTTACCTAAAGTCTAACCTCTTTCTTTTTAGCTCGGCTCTACGAGTTTAGTTCAATGTGCAACATTCAACAAAGTAGGAGATGGCATGTTGCACTCTTTCATTAATTGGTTTGATTCGATTGAGGGCTCTctaagaagattttttttttacccctctttatttttctctttttctctagAAAATGGCCGGTGATTGAATTGGTTCTTAAAGGTCTCGTTGAGCAACAAAGTGAGGGACTGTGATATTTAATGAGCTTAAACAATGAGGTGTCATccttttttcaatattttattctTTAAGATAATTTGTTTAAtcctaaaaaaagaaaatttacttaaaaataaatattaatatattaaaaattaaaaatataactttGATAATCAATATCATAtacttttaaatatttaaaaataaaaaagtatccatcaaaaatttttttatgatataactcattaattattatttaatattttattttaaattgaaattattttatatataaaaacattaaatgagtttaaaaattaatattttagttataatttaaacatattatttgtaaaaaatttatttcattattatcaaGTCAAAGTTTATTTACAGCtctttattttttgaattatttaatACCCGTTTcggtttttaaattttataaaaatacatatCTTAACCTCATAAGAGATTTTATGCTTTGATTTTAAAGAAAAGCTTTTATAACATTTTTAAAAGCTAAAAATCTGCtgctataatttttattaaatagaaagttaaaaaatgaaactttctctctttttttttatttatgaaaataaataaatttttatttatttaaaattaaaaatatccctttactctttttttttcctttttttttaatcagAATTTCTTTCTCGTCTTACCCATTATGTATATACACCCTCTACTCACTTTTTTTCCTCTAAATAATATCCATATCTCTCTCTTCTCCCGTCCACTATAATCCAATGATATATAGACATTCAACTACgtgttcattattattattattattattattattattttaaaagctAAAAATCTGCtgctataatttttattaaaaagaaagTGAAAAAGCAACACAACATTAAGCCCTAAGGAAGTTTCAGAGCATCAACATCGAAAttttaaaaacatattaaataAAACAGAAATTCCATCCGTTTCATAAACCTGAtgtgtccctaccgcaagtgcacgggtcgtacaagtaatatagaaaagatatcctatttttgaaattaaagcaataaattgattgatattgaagtatgaattctatatgtgtaaaattaatgacctattcaacaatgtaattaaactaaatttgcatcaaattaaaacaagcaaattcaaatatggcaagatttaaaatggcaagcaattaaattcaattagaaattaacaattataaaaaagacgattccggagttcgggagttcatattcgagctattttgggattttaagttggttatccaatcttgtggaacttacggattttaaggagattaattcttaaatcctttgaataccctttcgagtgggacaaagagtgccttaatcaatctaatcctactttcgtggagttagagttaattaagacccattaagttctttaattaatctgtgaatcctcttaatccttagtctatttatagatctaagttaattaagtccaatttcttgattatctatcacaaagttttctcctttcggtgcctcaaccatgaattaagaacatcacttaatgggatcctacactaagcatgtcattgagcacacaagaaatgaataaaactcactaagaccacaaaatatggattacccaatcaaaatccacaaaatatctcaaatattacatcccttactccagaatcaaagtaaactactcactatccataatatttacaagatattctgagtttatatggaaataaagctttaatctaagctaagaaacaagaaacccaatactagaaaggtaggaaaaatgcaagaaaagaaagaaatctccaaatctggttggaaatggtgtgggagacgatttttgactcttcagctgctgccctctccttttccttttcttcctctctttcttcttccctttctaaaatgggataaggggctatttataactttttctgacaaggagccctaaaatggtgtgtttgaggtgtgattttctgagggaatcttctgccagctcatcaatgaagtctttgtgggactgcataagtggactgcataagttatgcagtcccttatgcgattttactGATTCGACTCTcttatgcaaaactgcatgaccaagcgcataagttatgcacaattccgtgaggttgcataagggaggcacgaatctgcataagttatgcggcaacttatgcagatttcggagTAGTGGGGCgatttcttctccttatgcagaactgcataacttatgcggtaagttatgcgcaatttggccaatgcatatttcaactttgaaacttatttttgacatatttggctgtagaaatcactccgcaatggcaaaatttctttttagtccttcaaaagcaccatttttcctacaaaacaaagtaaaaattacaaattaattcaaaattggcaattatgaaaaactaactaaataactaatgaaattagctaaaagtgactaataatcaaataaaatgactatgaaattaaacctaaatgactatgcaaaatgtatgcatcaaatacccccaaactcaagcttttgcttgtcctcaagcaaactttaaaatgtaatgtaatttttaggggtgccttatccaaagagctatgaaaatcacctattagagtaacttaacacacatttagccataccaacaatccatatacccatccttcaaaatgcaaagaatctaatgcttatccaagctttcaccgcttagccattaagtcaattatcattcaaaatttccaaaccaaccaatcaaaagatagagtcatgctcaaaaggaattctaggacaatcaatagtcaaagtgtctctatataaaatgatggaataaaatgaatgaatggataatttttcaatcccataggcaaattccctactcctatctccactaatatagcaagtactatcaagagatcaaaggtctttttagggatgtaatggggccatggggttcaaaatgaggctaagaagaaaaagggataaaaagggttcaaagcatgagaatattttcaatcttgaaaacataaggtacacttcttttttttatatatatatatggaggagagaaatacacaatgagaattgtcaagtgctagcatattttacaaaacacataaaaatggagggacactttgatactttaaacttgtatcttgcattttcttttgatgattgtccctaaaaatgccacccccaaactcatttcctttaattactttgggtggatttctttcaatttgaatgacaataatgaaaagcacatatactagcacttttacaagatgacaagcatttcttctcccttttattgtatttttttcttttctccttttttttttatgtacctaatattatgaataattattctcatgaaaagggttggagtgtttggttcattagctaggtagcaataagggtttcaagaaaaattagggataaaaaggctcaaaggggtttgcaagggtcaattttaattaggaaaagggccaaaggtttaaaatgagaaggtttaaatcaaagaatgcctaatcatctctcttttcaagtacaagctggtatttcgccttgaaaggtttagaaaatttgttctaggattggtgagacatcatttgactaccttatatccaataactccctctaaacactccaatctcttaaggactagttgggtggctttttggctaagaagatataggcaagggataaacacttcaaaaccttgcacctcttaggaaactttcaatccacaaacccaactaaaggtaagttaaatcactctcataggcaacttttcaatactcaagggatttgacaaaagattttattttatgatgcatgattcctaaaagtgagtaatgcattaactaaatggaggaagtctatttgtgtgcaatgtgtacaatttctaagtggtgtataatgtgtgtgtaaatgtgttatgtatatgtatgtatggatgtatatgtaaaatatttacaatatatgtaaatggaatgggatgagatgttcctatactcaatatgtgcaaaatgtagcaaaaatcaaaatgcacacccccaaactcaaaattggacattgtcctcaatgtctcaagcagtgcaGCATTAAAACTCAAAGCAAAGAAGAATATCCAGGAATTgttaaatttaagagcaaaaagaaagagttacctgataTAGAGGGGTTGAGAATTCAAGAGATAAAggtgatgcataagaagctgcacaggttatgcagaataaaatgctgtacagaacaggtgcataaggaggatgcataagctgtgcagttctgcatgagtggcataaagggactgcacaggctatgcagaacatttgcataaggagtttcacagcttgtgcagtatattcaaaagttGCTGCATAATGtatagcaaggaaaaatgtgcaaacaccagtagaagcatgcaaatatatacagtgtatggacaagtatgcacaaaagggcagtaaaggcaatgaaAGTCAATGAAAAACTGATGGAATAGCCATCCAatagaacttcaagaaaaacagaattcaaagcaaactaaaattgtttcaacatatctacaaagaaaaactcctacaagtttgaacaaaagcaaaataaaaactaatctaattctattgtcttgcccttgtccaaagatcTTTGCTAAGGGAATTTGGTTGGAGCCGCTTTGTCGAAGGGGTGGTTCTgggggaggtgatggaggtggaggttgcattcccagaaaagccatgagctgcttcatcatctcttttaactctttctgcttatctctggtttccatgacaaaatcaaagagttgatcatgacgatccttgagggtatcaagtCTAGATTCAAGCTTTCTATCCACaaaatatatatcatcactaagcctttcaagataggtgaataaagTTTTAGTGTTGAAaggaggaggtgctgtggatgaagaaggttcagctgcagaaggtgtaGGCTGTGCAGAATCTGCTGGGATATCCTGTGCAGGCTGAGTGGGTGGTGTAGGTTCAGTAGAATGCTGTTGGACTAGTGGGACAGATTGTGCCTCTGGTTGTGCAGTGGGTCTTGTATCTACTGCTGGTTGTGCAGTGTCAGaatgtggcaaactgaatccagttttgtataggtgtgtagcatcaaaatatagggtgtctgaaagtgctggtagaggatgctctttcggattaaaaccaaaatgcttggctataacaattatgagcccacccataacaatgtcacctatggatttggtagcaatatgtaatacatgctcacaaaagaagtaaccaggagaaaccttgactttgtgaaaagcacaccatagcatgaacaattcagattttccaacagcaccagaactagtccctctgcccaagatagtgctagcaataagcctatggataaatctaagtgcagggtctagtatttgagaggtcttagatctgccagcagaaaaactctgaggttggtttgtgataatcctccaaaactgagcagcatttcaaacacctttatttgctacctctacccctgtatatggtACCCTACATAGTCCATCAATTGCAaacccaaaaatgctatgaaattggtctaatgatagctctctattttgccccaaacacctaaatttcatagttggcttgtaatctatctcatgcaatttcagagtagcagaaaatgaggaaataaattccaaaactagagctggataaactagttcttgtttatgcacaaattccatccaacccaaaccatcaaggtaggcaacaacattatcaaataaaccaactGATTGGAGGGCATCCGCAGAAATGTACCTTGTGGGTTGCACCTTCCTGtccttaagtctcttaaaggTTGCCTTGTGAGCTGCATCAGGAAGGGGCCAAGGTAGTTTAGATACCTGTGTTGCTGCTGAAGgttgctttttgctggaagagggtgatttggtTTGTGGGGTAGAGGTAGAAACACCAGCCCCCTGTCgtgtggaggctgaagttttggggtttttgggtgGAGGCTTTGAAAGTGGAGTGGTGGGTGTGTCTTTGCGTTTTGCAAGAGGTGGTGCATAAGCCATGGGTCGGGTGGATTTCGATCGGATTTTCCTCTTATAGGTGGCTGTGGGAGGTGGTGGAGGGGTTTGttgtggaggggaatcggggTTAGGGGCCGCATTGCCAAGGGTGAGACTTGGAGAGGGGAAGTTTAAGGGGAATGAGGAGGCGATTCCATGGTGTTGTCGACGATGGaaatggaggaggtgatggagaaaGTAAAAGAGGCAGAGGGGTGTTAGGGTAAAGGGCGGCGAAAAGAGGAGtggagaggaagaggaagagtaaTGCCGGGATAAATGGACGTGGGGGGAAAGGCGTGAACAGGAACGACGGGAAGTGGGAGGTGGGGAAGTAGGTGTCGAAAGATTTTTTTGATTTGCACAGGACTTgtgtaaaactgcataaggggagaatgggtgtgcataagctatgcactctcttatgcaggtttcggtggAAGAAAAAAAGTGTGAAAAAttggttatgcaaaagtgcataacttatgcgctgACTTATGCAGGTTTCGACTGATAATGGAAGTGTAGGAAAtgcggtcatgcagaagtgcataagctatgcaagtctcggcagatTTTGGATTTCCAGAaagtgtggtcatgcggaagtgcataagtcgtgcactcccttatgcaagtctcTGCAGATTTTTGATTTCCAGAGTttgtggttatgcggaagtgcataagccgtgcactcccttatgcaagtctcggcaaaaagtggaattccataaaagttggtcatgcggaagtgcataagccatgcactcccttatgcaagtctcggcaagTTTTTGGGATTTCAGAAGatgtggttatgcggaagtgcataacttatgcactcccttatgcagatttcggtagAAAGTGAAAAGCAGATTTTGAAGTcatgcaagagtgcataagttatgcacacacttatgcaagtttcggcagaagTGAAATTTGACAAAAACGTGGCTGTGcagaattgcataagctatgcacatccttatgcagtttgcagcaaagatgaaaaatggaaaaaattgtggttatgcaggattgcataagttatgcaatggCTTATGCAGGTTTTAGCAAAGATAACGAATGGCAAAATTTGTGGTCTAaaagctgcataagctatgcaattagttatgcacaattcaacaagattgagattacaattgaaaatgatttgcaagtttgaaaaatacactagaatgaagaaatataattctatgaagcataaatcatgagaaattatcaccaaaaacacatcattatatacaaaatccatcacAATTGCATCATACAAGCTTTGTAGAAGTGAATTCTGCATAAGAGGCATTTTGTGAattatgccatttcaactcaaactctgcaaatcaacatttagcacattaaaaactCGATAAAATCTGCTTAAAGTTGCGTTTATCCACAAATGAAAATGGACtccccaagttatgccaagaaaatgcagtatgtccaccttgaatctcacaacccaaataagctcaaaactacaaaaatgacccacttaccatcatattaacatgataagcacaaatacttaaaagttacacacccaacctcacaaaGAAACATATGTCATGTTCTACAGACCCCTTTTTGCTGAAAGTTTCATTTCTCTGCATAAACCAAGAAGcaaacctgcacaggttatgcagtaaaAATAAATCAATCGTGGGAGAGTTGAAGGACAAAATATCAGATTCAGagtcactccccagcagttcaacaaccttcatccattgaaatacatctacaagggataagattcaacaatgtcaaaaattgaatttggggagatttaagataaaaacaaaagtaatgtaaataaaagtaaatcaacaaaagtaaaataaaagaacttggggtgcctcccaagagcgctaatttatagtccttagctggactcttcatgcatttcatg contains:
- the LOC131180805 gene encoding cyclin-D4-2-like isoform X1; the encoded protein is MAQNPGLAFSSLLCAENSNTCFDDLDCNATDEFGISLSLHHQDNQSHNQDLFSDNDSCKSLLGFTIHSEDRVKEMVKREIEHLPSDDYLKRLRSGDLSVRREALDWIWKAQAHYNFGPFSVCLSMNYLDRFLSFYQLPKGKAWTVQLLAVACVSLAVKMEEANVPLSVDLQVGEPKFVFEAKTIQRMELLVLSTLKWRMQALTPCSFIDYFLSKINGDQPLLTSSIIRSLQLILSTIKGIDFLEFRPSEIAAAVAISVSGEIQAGDIDKAVPCFIQVEKGRVFKCIELIKDLSLISGSAVDNVASASASCVPQSPNGVLDAACLSYKSDDLTVGSCANTSHNSPDIKRRKQSNKPSQMEHKS
- the LOC131180805 gene encoding cyclin-D4-2-like isoform X2 — its product is MAQNPGLAFSSLLCAENSNTCFDDLDCNATDEFGISLSLHHQDNQSHNQDLFSDNDSCKSLLGFTIHSEDRVKEMVKREIEHLPSDDYLKRLRSGDLSVRREALDWIWKAQAHYNFGPFSVCLSMNYLDRFLSFYQLPGKAWTVQLLAVACVSLAVKMEEANVPLSVDLQVGEPKFVFEAKTIQRMELLVLSTLKWRMQALTPCSFIDYFLSKINGDQPLLTSSIIRSLQLILSTIKGIDFLEFRPSEIAAAVAISVSGEIQAGDIDKAVPCFIQVEKGRVFKCIELIKDLSLISGSAVDNVASASASCVPQSPNGVLDAACLSYKSDDLTVGSCANTSHNSPDIKRRKQSNKPSQMEHKS